In Mucilaginibacter sp. KACC 22063, the genomic stretch TTGCACGCAGTTCGCCACGGGCTAAAGCCGGTTTCAGAATATTTGCGGCATCCATAGCGCCTTCGCCACCGCCAGCACCCACCAGCGTATGGATCTCATCAATAAACAGGATGATCTCACTATCGCTTTGGGTTACTTCTTTAACCACCGCTTTCAAACGTTCCTCAAATTCGCCTTTATATTTGGCACCGGCCACCAATGCACCCATATCCAATGAGAAAACTGTTTTGGTTTTCAGGTTTTCGGGCACATCGCCTTTAATAATCCGGAAGGCAATACCTTCGGCAATAGCTGTTTTACCAACTCCCGGCTCGCCTACCAATACCGGATTATTTTTAGTACGGCGCGATAGTATTTGTATCACACGGCGTATCTCTTCGTCGCGGCCAATAACCGGGTCAAGTTTTCCAGACTCGGCGTACTCGTTAAGGTTACGTGCATATTTGTTTAAGGCATTAAATGTAGCCTCTGCATTCTGATCAGTAACGCGGCTATCACCACGGAATTCGGTGATCGCTTTCTTTAAATCTTTTTCGGTTACACCGGCATCTTTTAAAGCGTTACCGGCAGCATCATTTACTGACAATATACCCAGCAGCACATGCTCAACAGATACAAACTCATCCTTAAACTCTTTCAAATAGCTTTGTGCTTTTTGCAAAGCCGAGTTAGCATTTGACGACAGGTACATATTGCTGCCGCTTACTTTAGGATATGATTCTATCTGCTTATCAAGCACAGTATTGAGCCTGGTAATATTTACATTTAGTTTTTTTAATAAATAGGTTACAACATTTTCGTCAGCAAGCAACAACCCTTTAAGCAGGTGTGCATTTTCAATAGCCTGCTGCTGATTTGCAGTTGCAATCTCCGAAGCCTTTTGCACGGCCTCCTGAGCTTTTATTGTAAAGTTGTTGAAATTCATAACACCTTTAATTCAATTCTTTTGCCAGTTATTAAAACCTGATAAAATGTCATTAAAAAACAAATCTCTAACGACAAATTGACGCGCACTTATATTTAAAAGTTAATTTATCAGTTATGTAGATATACTTAATATTACCACACAATGTTTAGGCAGAGGGCAATAAATAGCGACTTTGATTTAATTTTTATAATTTTGAGAAGACCCCAATTTATTTAGCTTTGGATACCTATTTTTTCAGAAGCCTGCCTCTAAAATACAGGAAAGGTTTCCGTAAATACTATACGCTTCAAAACCTGAAGGCGGCGCAAATTGCTGCCGTAGTTTTTTTCGCTATCAATATATTCCTGCGTTTGCTTTATACTGTTTTGCCCGAGAGCACTACGCATGCAGACAATTTCCCGGAATTTAACACCACTAACCTGGGCTTTTTATTGGCTACGCCTGTTTTTATAATTGCCGCTAATTTACTTTTGAGCAAATATAAAAAGCAAGAGCAACCCAACGTAATGATGTCGCTGGTGGTAAATTGCTTTTCGTTATATATTATCGCCGCAGGATTAGCGGCCAGCATTATCTCTACACATGATCCGCGCAACAGCATGGTGATTTACGTAATTGCGGTGATATTTATCGGGCTGGTTTTTTTGTATGAATGGGAAGATACCATTATGTTGGGCGTGTTCACAGAAATCATATTTACTGCCGCCTTGTTTTATTGCAATTTGTACACTACAGAGATGATGTATAATGAGCTTATAGGCTTTGTACTTATTACAGGTTTCTTCTTTATCTCGCGCTACACCTACTCATACCGTGCAGCACACTATATGCAACTGATGCAAATACGTGAGAAAAACGTAGAGATTGAAAAAGCAAGCCTGTTTAAAAATGAAGTATTGGGCATGGTAGCCCATGACCTGCGAAACCCCATTGGCGCAGTAGAATCTGTAGCGATGATTATGGAATTAGAGCCGCTTGATGATGACATGCAGGATAACGTGAACATGATAAAGGCATCATGCGAAAAGGCGTTAGCCATTATTAACGACCTGCTCGAGGTTGCCCGTAATGATAATATTGATGTTTTACAAACCGAACGTGTAGAACTTAACCAGCTACTTAATCATATCATTCATGCCTGGCAGTTTGGTAAAAATGTAAGAAATAACATCGCATTGATTAGCGGCAAACAGCCACTTTATGCCAATATCAACCCGGAAAAATTTCACAGGGTAATTGATAACCTGATCAGTAATGCTATAAAGTTTTCGAAGGATGAAGATACCATTGAGCTTTATCTTAACAAGACAAAACAAGGCATACATATAGAAGTGCGCGACCATGGTATGGGTATACCTAAAGAAATGCTGCCGCATATTTTTGAGCGTTTTTCAAAGGCTGGCCGTAAAGGAATACGGGGAGAACTGTCTACCGGGCTGGGGTTGAGCATTGTGAGGCAGATCGTTGAAAAACATAATGGCAAAATTGAGGTACAAAGTGAGGAAAAAAGAGGCTCGGTGTTTAAGATAAGCCTGCCAGAAGCTGTTTAAGATCAGGCGACGCTATTTAATAACAGGGAGCGTAAACCAAAATTTACTGCCTTTGCCCGGCTCGCTTATCAGGCCAATTTCGCCTTCATGCCGTTCAATTATTTCCTTACAAAGATAAAGGCCTATTCCAAACCCGGCTATTGAGGTCATTTCTTTACCCTGCACCCGGTAAAATCTATCAAACAGGTGAGGAATATCTGCTTCGCTCACGCCCATGCCCTCATCGGTAACTTCTACAAGCGCATGCCCGTTCCGGATAACGCATGACACATGAATATCGGTGCCGGGCAGAGAATATTTTAGAGCATTACTGATGAAATTATTAATTACCTGCTCTATCTTATCCCGATCAACATTAACCCATGTTTCTTGTACGGGTTTAAATATGATGCGGTGCGATAGCGAGTCCTGTACAATTCCGTCTTCAACTTCTCTTACTAGAGAAGCCATATTAACCCTTGCCCGCTCTATTGAAATTTTACCCGACTCCAATCTCGATACGTTCAGAAAACCATTGATCATGGTAGTCATCTTAACAGCCTGCTTGTGCGCCTTGGCTAATATCCCCGGTACGGCCTTATCAACACTACCCGTGGCTTTCTTTTGCAGAATTTGTATATAGCCGCTTAAAGAAGTAAGCGGAGTTTTAAGCTCATGGCTAACCATGGCAATAAAGTCATTTTTTCGCTGCTCATCCCGCTTTGGTTCTGTAATATCCTGCACTGTACCGTTTAAACTAATTGCATTACCATGTGCATCAAACCGAGACTTTCCTTTGGCCCTAACAATCCTCGATTGCTGCGTTAAAGGATTAATGATGGTGTACTCCACAGCATAGTTGCTGTATTTTTCAGATCTGAGCGTTTGCTGTATGGCATCAATTACTTTCTGACGGTCGCTTTTGGCAATTACATCAATAGCTGCGTCTAAGCTTATTTCATCCTCTGGATTTAAACCAAACCATGATTTTAGAAGATCGTTACCTGTAAATGAGTTGGTTTTGGGGTCATAATAAAATGTACCCAGTTCCCCGGCCTCTATAGCCAGGTTAAACATATCCTGTATCCGGGCAGCTTCTCTACGGACTTTTATTACATCTGTCAGGTCTTCTAAAATTACTAATATGCCGTTCACCTTACCTTCCGCATCACGTAGCGGTTGATAAATAGAGTTAACAAATGCCTCACGCAAGCCACCCTTATCGTAAAGCATTATACGGATCTCGTTATTTACCCGCTTATTGCCGGTTTGATAAACTTCGTCAAGCCAACCATAAACAGATTGTCCCGCTAACTCCGGCCTTGCAATTTTGTGTGGCTTGTTCAACACCTCCTGCTCTCTGCGCCCCCATATATTTAAGATGGCCTTATTGGCAATTTCTATAATATGATCGGGGCCGCGAAGCACCGCAATACCAACAGGCGCCTGCTCAAATACGTTGCGTATCTGGTTCTCGCTTTCAGTTAGTTTATCATTTGATACACTCAGCTGCTCCTGCGCAGTTGCAAGATCTTCATTGGCAGATAAAAGCTCCTCATTAGCTGCTTCTTGCGCTTCATTAAGTGTAGTAAGCCGCTCATTAGAGTCAGAAAGATCAGCAATAAGCTGGGTTTCGCGCTGTTCTTTCTCATGCACCAACTGCCATGCTCTTAAGCGCCTCGTTACGTCTGTAGCCGAATGTAATATGCAATAAGTTTTGCCTTCTTCATTTAATAAAGCGCGATATTGGAAATCAAAATACAATACAGATGGAGTCCCGTCTACAAGCAGATTAGCAGGCGTATCTGTTGCTTTGTATGTCGTACCTGTACGCCAAACTTCTTTTAATATATCCAGAAAAGGCTGACCTTGCAATTCAGGCACTGCTTCGCCTAACGGCATCCCGATAATCTCGCGCCCCTTGTCCCAGAATTTCAACATTACATCATTAGCAAACCTGATATGTAAATCTTCGGAGATATAAACAGCTGTTGCATCTTTAGAGAATGCCAGCACATCAAGCACTAATTTATCGTCAAAATCGAAAATTGTAGTCGTCATTAAGAAGAGGTGGAACAACCGCTAAGGTAAATAATTATTACTATAACTTAAATCAATAACAAATCAACCCGTATAGTTATTGTTCTAAATAAAATTTTTCGCTAAAATTTACGAGGAAAAGCTCTTGGCGGGCACGTGTACAAGCAGTATATAGCCATCTTAAAAAATCGGTATTAATCATCTCTTCGGTCAGGTAGCCCTGATCTACAAATACAGCATCCCACTGGCCGCCCTGCGCTTTATGGCAGGTAACCGCATAAGAAAATTTGATTTGCAACGCATTATAATACGGATTAAGCTTTAATTCATTAAGCTGCGCCCTTCGGTTAGGAATATGGGCATAATCTTTCATTACCTCGGTGTAAAACAACTTTTGATCGGCCGATGACAATGCAGGCGATTCAGAACTTATCGTATTCAGCAGCACCTTACACTCCATCGTTCGTTCTTCGGTATAATCCAAAAACTGCAGCTGTACATCTGCAAATCTCAAACCATACATTTCCTCAACTTTACGCACCCTTTTGATTACAGCCATATCGCCGTTGGCAATGAACCCGGTGCTATCGTCGTCATTAGCCTGCAGCCAGAAATAATTGTTGCGTACTACCATGATCTGGTCTCCGCCTGTTATTTCTTCTTCGCGGTACAGTAACCTTGTGCGTATCTGCTGATTGTAGATGTTTGCGTTTTTGTTAGAGCGGGTAATAATCAGGGTACTTTCATTACCATATTTACGATAGGCGTATTCCAAACCTTCCTGTAAACGCTCACCTGTCATCCTGAAAACATCTTTGTAGCCTTTTGTAGTAATCTGCGGGGCTTCTTCCAGCCCCTGCCTTATCAGCTCGCGTATCCCGGTTACATTGTAAAGTATTCCTGACATTTTTTGCTGACGCAGCACCTCTGTTAGTTCATAAACAGAAACTTTAAGGCCAAAATTATGCTGTACCAGCTGTGCGTTAAGGGCTGGGCTATCGTCAGAACCTACCGGCGGTAACTGTGCGGTATCGCCCACCAGCAGCAGTTTACAATTATTGTTGTTATATACATATTCGATCAGGTCATGCAAAAGCGAGGCCCTGCTAAAGCTACCTCCTTCATCGCTGATCATGGATGCCTCATCTACAATAAATAAAGTATCCTCAGCCACATTTTGGGCGGGCAAAAAGGCCTCGTCCACATTCATGGCCGATTTTTTACGATAGATGCGCTTGTGTATCGTAAAAGCCTTACGCCCCGAATAACTGCTAATCACTTTAGCTGCCCGACCTGTAGGCGCCATCAGTACAGATTTTAACCCGTAGTATTTAAGGGCTTTAACCAAAGCACTTACAATAGTGGTTTTGCCGGTGCCTGCATATCCCTTTAATATAAAACAGGTGTAGCCGTTAGGATCTCTTAAAAACTGATCTATTTTTTCAAATAATTCCTGCTGCTGCCCGGTAGGCTGGTGTGGAAATGATTTGTAAATATGATCGATAGCAGGCATTACTTTAAATAGTTGAGGTGCTAAGTTATTAAGTTATTACCAAACAAGCGATGAGTTAATGAACGAAGAAAATATTACATTTGTGGCTGACCAGCAATGACGAGCCAATCAAAACTGTATATCAGCGACGACTTTAGACCCGAGCGGACTAAGAACTTCATCCTTTTACTACAAATAAGGGAACGGGATTTTTCTTTTGCGGTGGTTTATCAGAAAGAGCTTCAGGTTTACGGAAAAAATTATCCTTTAAATGAATTGCTTGCACCGCAAGAACTGTCTGACTACTTAAGCCAGGAATATAATAAAGTAATTATCGGCATTGAACCGCAGGTTTTTACCATTTTGCCCAAAAGCCTTCATAAAGATGAGCTGGATGTTCAGGTAAGCCGCTTTTTAGATGTAAATGAACATGAAAAGGTATATCGCCAGTCTTTAAACGATGATAACTTTATCTTTTTTAAAGATGGCAATCAGATGGTCCCTCAAATTACTGCCAGGTATAAATACTATCATATCTGCTTTTTTTATAAAGGATGGATTAAGGCAATAAGTGAGACCGAGGCCAACTGGCAAAATTTTTATATCGATGTGCAGCCTGATGCCGTTCACCTGCTTTACTTTAAAAATAATAAGCTGCGGTTTTACAATCGGCTTAGTTATGAGAATACACATGAGTTGGTATACTTTGTAGCACTTACACTAAGTGAACTGCAAATTAACCCGGTTAATATCAAACTGATGCTGAGCGGTGAAGTTAGCCTCAATGATGAAACCATTCGCGCTTTAAGCGAATATTTCCCAAAGATTGAGATTAATGCTTTGTCGCTTTTATCTCGATTACCACAGCAGCTTACCATACAGGAGGCGCTTTCTCTATCGGCTTTAAACTTATGCGCGTAATTGGTGGAAGATTAAAAGGCCTGCGGTTAAACCCGCCGGCTAATTTACCTGTACGCCCCACTACAGACCTTGCTAAAGAAGCGCTTTTCAACATCCTTCAAAACCAGATCGAACTGGATGGCATAAAAGTACTGGACATTTTTTGCGGTACCGGAAATCTAAGTTTCGAGTTCGCATCCAGGGGTGCAACACATGTACAATCTGTTGACCGTAGTTTTCATTGCATTAAATACGTAAATGATACCGCTAAGCAGCACGGACTAAGCCAGATCAAAACATTTAAGGCAGACGTTTTTAAATATCTTGAGCAAGAGACCGAAAAATATGATCTCATATTTGCCGACCCGCCTTATGACATTAGCCGTATTCCGGAAATACCTGTTATTGTTTTTAACCGGGACCTTTTATTACCGGGCGGGTTGTTGATCGTAGAACATCAGTCGATGCAGAACCTAAGCAACCACCCCGCGTTTACAGAACAACGCAGATACGGGCATTCGTCGTTCTCTTTTTTTAACAAAGATTAACTTTACTTTAAGTATCGTAATAGTATTGACGGTTTAATTTTTTTGGTGCAGCTTTACCTGCAAAACCGAAAGCTATGAAAATTGCGCTGTTTCCAGGCTCATTTGATCCAGTTACAAAAGCCCATGTTGATATTGTTGAACGTTCGCTTGGCTTATTTGATAAGCTTTACATAGGCATTGGCGCCAACAGTTCTAAACAGGGTTTATTAAGCATGGCTAAGCGCGAAGAGTTATTGCGCGCGGTTTTTAACCATGAGCCTAAGATTGAAATAGTTACTTACGAAGGTTTAACCGTTAACTTTTGCCGCAGTATTAACGCTGCCTGGATGATACGCGGTATACGTACCGTGTCCGACTTTGAATACGAAAAGGCTATAGCGCAAATGAACCACGCCCTGGCCCCTGATATAGAAAGCATATTTATTGTAAGCAAGCCCGGCTATTCGTCTATCAGTTCAACCATTGTACGCGATATTTTACGCTATAACGGCGATGTAAGCAAGTTTATCCCTGCTGCTGCTCTTGACCATCTGTAAGCAGCCCGCTTTCTTCCATTACTTCGATAATGGAAGGGAAAGTGTTGCTTAAGATCAGCGCAAAACCATCGTTAGTAAACCATTTTACATCAGTGATATTTTCTTCTAACTGCGGTACAAGTTTGCCCTTGCCGGTATACTTCATTTTATACCAGTGGCTCTTTTTTAACACAACCTGGCCTTTTATGGTATAAGCGTGGTATGTTTTACAAATCTTTTTACCCGAACTGCTGATCTCAATTCCGCATTCTTCTTCTACTTCTCTTACTGCACCTGCACGCGGGCCCTCCCCTTTTTCAAGTTTACCTTTGGGCAGGTCCCACTTATCATTACGATAAATAAAAAGATGCTCGCCTTTTTTATTTTTAACTAACCCGCCCGCTGCTTCAATAAGCGTTACGCTTTTAATTATCCTTTTTAAAAAAGCCTTTGCATTATCAGTGATCACGTAGAACTGATTACTGGTAGAATTAAGTACCTGGAAATAAATTTTTGAAAAGTCAAATTGCTCTACTCCAATTAGCTCTGATTGATTTATGCCTTCAGGTGCAGATTCTGTAATACTTATGGTCTTTTCGTTGATATAAATTCTGTAGTTTTGAGCCATGTTTAATAAAACTGAGATTGAACAGCAGGTAGCTGAATTTCTGCTGCAAATTAAAGCAATAAAACTACAACCTGCTAATCCTTTTACATGGGCATCGGGCTGGCGTTCGCCAATCTACTGTGATAATCGTATTACCCTGTCACACCCTGCTATCCGTACCTATATCAGGCAACAGCTAAGCGCACTTATTCAGGAAGAATTTGGTGTGGTAAGTTGTATTGCCGGCGTAGCAACAGCCGGCATACCCCAGGGCGCACTGGTTGCGCAAGAACTTGGCCTGCCTTTTATATACGTGCGTTCAAAACCAAAAGAACATGGAACAGGGAAAATGATTGAAGGTGAAATTTTGCCTGGAAAGCGTGTTGCCGTAATTGAAGACCTTATTTCGACCGGGAAAAGCAGTTTACAGGCTGTAGCTGCCTTGCGCGAGGCTGGCTATGATGTTGCAGGTTTAGCAGCAATATTTACCTACGGGTTTGATGCCGCAACAGAAAATTTCAAAGAAGCAAAATGTCGTTTTGCCACACTATCCAACTACAACGCACTGTTAAAATACGCAGAACAAAACGCCTATATCAACACGAGCGACCTTGATATTTTAAAACAATGGCGCGAAAACCCATCAACCTGGGGCCAATAAAAAAGTCCGCCTGTATCAGGCGGACTTTATATTTATAGCTATTAATTATTCTGTTAATAGATTCTCTTCCTTTTATCCAAATTGTAAATTACTGCTATCACATTTACAATTACCAGAGCTGTTATTAAAGCGATCATAATGGTTATAGTTTTAGTTAATCTTTTTAGATAATTGCAAACACTGTTCCATTATTAATATGTAGCTAATTTGTTAAATAATTTCATCAATTATTTATCTGATCAGATCGTTTAAACGGTATATCCGGATACAATTTTAGTCATTCAACATCAAACATGTTACATAAGATATTCAATCATTGTAGCATGTTAATCCGATAATTTAAAGCCTTTTCGGGCAAATTCGAGCGCAAATTAGTACCTTTGCACTTATATTCAGAATTGAGGTAAAACATGATTACAGTATCCAATTTATCCCTTCGTTACGGCAAACGTACTTTGTTTGAAGACGTAAACCTAAAGTTTACGCAGGGAAATTGTTATGGCATAATTGGGGCAAACGGGGCAGGAAAATCCACATTCCTGAAAATCCTGAGCGGGGAAATTGATCCTTCCACAGGATCGGTTAGTTTCACTCCGGGCGAGCGTATGGCGGTATTAAAACAAAACCACTATGAGTTTGATGAATGTCCGGTGATTGAAACTGTGCTGATGGGCCACAAGGAACTATACAGTATCATGAAAGAGAAAGATGCCATTTACCTGAAAGAAGATTTCAGCGATGCCGACGGCGAACGTGCAGGCGAACTGGAGAATCTTTTTGCAGAAATGGATGGCTGGAATGCCGAAAGCAATGCCGCTACCCTTTTAAGCAACCTGGGCATAACCGAAGACCTGCATTATAAATTGCTTAAAGAGCTTGACGGTAATCAAAAAGTACGTGTGTTATTAGCACAGGCCCTATTTGGTAGTCCGGATATATTACTGCTGGATGAGCCTACCAACGACCTTGATATACATACCATCAGCTGGCTTGAAGATTTTCTGGCCGGATATGAAGCTATTGTGTTGGTTGTGTCGCACGACAGGCACTTTTTAGATACCGTTTGTACCCACGTGGTAGATATTGACTTTGGCAAGATGACCATTTATACCGGTAATTACAGTTTCTGGTATCAGTCGAGCCAACTGGCTTTAAAGCAGCGTGCCGATCAGAATAAGAAAATGGAAGATAAGGTTAAAGAGCTTCAGGAGTTCATTAGCCGTTTCAGTGCCAACGCATCAAAATCAAAACAGGCAACCAGCCGTAAGAAAGCATTGGATAAGATCAACCTGGACGAGATCAAACCTTCAAATCGTAAATATCCTGCTATTATGTTTAACCAGCAGGTACGCGAGGCGGGTGACCAGATCCTTCAGATTGAAAAGCTTGGCAAAGCCATGGGTGGCGAAATGCTATTTGATAACATAAACCTGATGGTAAACAAAGGCGATAAGATTGCGGTGTTGTCACAAAACAGCTTAGCGACTACAGCTTTTTATGATATTTTAAGCGGCCGCGACACCGACTACAGCGGAAGCTTTAAATGGGGTGTTACCATTAACATTGCAGATATTCCTATTGAAAACGCTGCTTACTTTGAAGGTAAAACCGATAACCTGATCGACTGGCTGCGCGAGTATTCGCCGGGTGAAAAGGATGATCAGTTTATCCGCAGCTTTTTAGGCCGTATGTTATTTACCGGCGAAGAAGTGCTTAAGAAAGCCTCGGTACTATCGGGTGGCGAAAAAATGCGCTGCATGTTTAGCCGCATGATGCTGCAACAGGCTAACCTGTTAATGTTTGATGAGCCTACGAACCACCTTGACCTGGAATCAATCACTGCTTTAAACAACGGGTTGAAAGATTTTAAAGGCACCATGCTGTTCACTTCACGAGATCATGAGCTTACCCAAACCGTTGCCACACGTATTATTGAAATTACACCGGCGGGAATTATAGATAAGCTGATGACTTATGACGAATATGTAAACAGCGAAGCCGTGCAAAAGCAACGCGAAGAAATGTATGCAATTGCTTAACATTTAAATAATCTCCCTGTGGAAAATTTCAATGATACTAATCAGGCTAATTACAAACTGGGGATATTTTATTTCAATAAAATGATAAACGGGTGTGGGTGCCTAAACGCAGTGACCTTGGCTATACGCTAAATTTTGCAAACCCGTGGTGTTATTTTATAATAGCCATTTTGTTTGGCGCAGTAATTTATACCGGCACACATCCTTAAATAGATATAAACAAAGAAGCCATCCCTGGGGATGGCTTCTTTGTTTTATGATGCACCGTTTACATCAACGTTTTTCGCACTTAAATTCGGTGCTTTTTCTTCTGCTTTTGCGTGCAGTGCACCTTTATCAACCTTTATTTCTTTTGCAATCTTTCCGGCTATTTTATCAGCCCTTTTATTGATCTGCTTATCAATTTTTTTAGAAGTATCTCCAAACTCGGCAGCTAATTTTTTCAGATCGGCAACTACAGCTAACTTAATGCTATGCTTAATGGTTTTTCGTATCGACTTAACTTGTGATTTTAGATTGTCTTTTTTCATAATACAAATATATGTTTACTAAATATGTATTTAATATTATCATTATGTTAACACATTGAAAGCTACGAAATATAATTAACATTGAATAATATGATATTACCATATTTATTAAAGTTCCATTGCAAAAGAAAGGCCTACTGTCCCGCCTTGATAAGTGGGTAAAAGCAATGTGTTTTTCGGCTGCTTTTTTTTCTGTAATTCAGGTGGTATATCCCTGTTCTTTTCCTTCTGCCGCCCTGCCCTTGTCAGCCGGTTCCTGATAACCGGATAAAGCAGATAAGCACCCTTAGTTGCCAGTATACCACAACCGGCCCCGGCTATAACATCGCTGAACCAGTGATCCTGGTGATAAATCCTGAATATGCCTGTAGTTGTAGCAAATGCATAACCAAGCGCACCATACCATTCAGACTTGCCGCTCAGCTCCTGCGCCATAAATTCGGCACCGGCAAAGGCATTGGCCGTATGTCCAGATGGGAAAGAGTATCTGTTTGCTCCATTAGGGCGCAACCGATGAGTAGAACGCTTAACCGTAAAAGTGGTAAGCTGCAACATGCCCTGTGACAGCAGGTAAATGAATGTACGGTCGACAAAGGTATTTTTACCATGCACCCCTACCAAATTTAAGCCGTAGGTAAGCGCAACGGGCGCATACTGAAAGTAGTTTTCAAGATGCGAAGTAGTTATAATATCGTGCTCGTTCGCTTCTTTATAAATATAACGATCAAGCCGCCTTAAAGGCTTTGCGTAAAAAGAGGTAATGCCATAACCTACCAGCACAGCAGGCGGAATCAGGGTCCATGATTTGCTTCTTAAATGCGGCACCGTATCTGGTGCTGTAAGCAGATCTTTCTTTAAAGTATCAGCAATACTTATCTTTTTGGTAGTATCGGTTTGTTGCGCTTCAGCGCTTACAGAAATTAACAGCAGTAAAAAATAGATCAGTTTTTTCAAGGTCTCACATTAAGGTAATA encodes the following:
- a CDS encoding ABC-F family ATP-binding cassette domain-containing protein → MITVSNLSLRYGKRTLFEDVNLKFTQGNCYGIIGANGAGKSTFLKILSGEIDPSTGSVSFTPGERMAVLKQNHYEFDECPVIETVLMGHKELYSIMKEKDAIYLKEDFSDADGERAGELENLFAEMDGWNAESNAATLLSNLGITEDLHYKLLKELDGNQKVRVLLAQALFGSPDILLLDEPTNDLDIHTISWLEDFLAGYEAIVLVVSHDRHFLDTVCTHVVDIDFGKMTIYTGNYSFWYQSSQLALKQRADQNKKMEDKVKELQEFISRFSANASKSKQATSRKKALDKINLDEIKPSNRKYPAIMFNQQVREAGDQILQIEKLGKAMGGEMLFDNINLMVNKGDKIAVLSQNSLATTAFYDILSGRDTDYSGSFKWGVTINIADIPIENAAYFEGKTDNLIDWLREYSPGEKDDQFIRSFLGRMLFTGEEVLKKASVLSGGEKMRCMFSRMMLQQANLLMFDEPTNHLDLESITALNNGLKDFKGTMLFTSRDHELTQTVATRIIEITPAGIIDKLMTYDEYVNSEAVQKQREEMYAIA
- a CDS encoding phosphatase PAP2 family protein is translated as MKKLIYFLLLLISVSAEAQQTDTTKKISIADTLKKDLLTAPDTVPHLRSKSWTLIPPAVLVGYGITSFYAKPLRRLDRYIYKEANEHDIITTSHLENYFQYAPVALTYGLNLVGVHGKNTFVDRTFIYLLSQGMLQLTTFTVKRSTHRLRPNGANRYSFPSGHTANAFAGAEFMAQELSGKSEWYGALGYAFATTTGIFRIYHQDHWFSDVIAGAGCGILATKGAYLLYPVIRNRLTRAGRQKEKNRDIPPELQKKKQPKNTLLLPTYQGGTVGLSFAMEL